In Betaproteobacteria bacterium, the genomic stretch ACGAGGCGGGTCATTCTCAGGAGGCAAGTCGCGGAGTCCTGGGGACGCGTGCCTTCACATCGCCCGCAGGGACTTTCCCGGCGGTCGGCAGGACAATGGCGATGGCGGTCGACGCGGAAAGAGTGAGTCTCGATGTCTGGAGAGGTATTGATGTCCGTACCGCTCGGCCCGATCATGACGTTCCCCTCCAGGGCGGGTCGCCGTCGTGCCCGCCGAGGCCCTCCTACCGCCACGTACCGAACTCTGCGCCATGCCAGATGACACCGAACGCCGCCTGATGAACCTGGAACTCAAGGTAAGCGAAGCCGACGACACGCTCGAGCGGTTGAACGACGTCATCGTGCGCCAGCAGGCGCAGATCGACCTGTTACTGCGGGAAGTGGCGATGCTGCGTGCGCAGACTCCCGCCGACGAAACCCCGGCCTTCCGTAGCCTGCGAGACGAGTTGCCGCCGCACTACTGAAGGCCGACGTAAAGCTTCCGGCGATCAGATTGGAGAGGTGGATGACTGGCGGGGAGGGCGAAGTGCAGTGGTGCTGCAACCCCATGAACTACCGGTGGAGAAGATTGATGGAGTTGCGCGTGTGCGCCAGAAGTACCACCAGGTCGGGTTTCTGTAGTTGCCACCTGACGTGCGAGCCGAGTTGGGCGGCTATGTGTGAGAAGCGGGCCCACCCTGCTACGAAGCGCGACGACCCGCTGTCACCGGGTCGGATGTATCGGTTGGGTCGATGCTGCTACTGGAGTCCGGTCAGCCCGGCCGCCCCCGACTGCGAGAAACCTGATTCCGAGAGCAAGTTCCGCAATCCATGCGAGGTTCACCGACGGATTCCGGAGGCGCCTCCCGGTCGTGTTCGTTTCCAGCGCAAGACCTCCTCGGTCTGCTGATTTGTCGACGCTCAGCACGGCGTCGTCGGTGGCAACAGCGACTCCCCTTCCGACGAGACCGCGGAGAGCCCGCTGGCCGTGAATGTGAGCCTCTTGTCCTTCGCGCCTTGACGACCCTCTCGCGCGCGCGATGAAACGGTCGCCTTTGCTTGCCTCAGGCCGTTCACCGAGTACTGGGCAGCTGGCATGCTGGCACCCGCATCCGTCACCGCCGCACTTCCGCATGCCGTGTCGATGCAGGCACTCGATCAGCCCTGCGTGCGGGACGCCCCTTTCCTGCCTGAACTCGGCGCGGGAGAGCAGGACGAAATCGACCAGCCCCACCGATGCGGACTGCACTCTCCCCATCCGCACCAGCGGTTGAATTCGCGGCTTTCATCGATCACGCCCAGTCTGGAGAGCACCTCTTGATCGTCAGTCACGGGGAATCCTGTGCATGAAACACAGGCTCGACGAGGGCCGGCGCCAAACCCATCGGCGGTTCGGGAAGCTCAGTTGCTCTCGGGTGACCAACGATCGTCACGGGTCAGGTGCTGAGTGCCGGATAATCGGTGTAGCCCTTCTCCCCGGGTGTATAGAACGTCTGCGGGTCCACGGCATTCAGCGGCGCATCCTTTCGCAGCCGATGCACCAGGTCCGGGTTGGCGAGGAACGCACGGCCCATTGCGATCATGTTGGCACGGCCGCTGGTCAAGGCCTGTTCGGCCGTCGCCTTGTCGAAGCCGCCGGCAAGGATGAAGGGCCCAGCGAATGCCGCACGCAAACCGGCCTTCAGTTCATCCGGAACGGCGGGCGCCCCGAGCGCCGAATGGTCCAGTACGTGGACGTACATCAGGCCAAGTGGGGAAAGCGCCGGTGTCGTTGAATACGCCATGGGGCGACAGCCGGATGCCGACGTGGTCCGCGCCGATGGCCTGCGCTGCAGCGGCCGCCACTTCAA encodes the following:
- a CDS encoding SlyX family protein, whose translation is MPDDTERRLMNLELKVSEADDTLERLNDVIVRQQAQIDLLLREVAMLRAQTPADETPAFRSLRDELPPHY